Within the Opitutaceae bacterium TAV5 genome, the region ATATCTTTACTGATATTACGCATCTGCGTAGTCGCGCAGGCCCATCAGTCGAGAAAGGTGGCCGGGCTGGCGCCAAAATGCGCAGACAGGGCTTTGATGTGCGCGGTTGTCAGGTTGCGCTCCCCCTTGAGGATGCGGCTGGCAACGGAACGGTCCACACCGAGTATCCGGGCAAGGTCGCTTCCGGTCATGTCGTGCTCTTCCATCAGATACTTGAGCGCATCCAGCCCGCTGGCTTCCGGTTCGTCCGGGGCGTTCTCCTTGTCATAGGCTTCCACAAGATCGGTGAGCAGCTGGGCGTAGTCATCCTGATCGGCATTGAGCTCGCCGGCGCAATAGGGGAGCACAAGCATGTCCAGCACTTCCACGGTGTTGTCATAGGCAACCTTGTCGCGGATGGGGCGGGGCATGTGGAGCTTCACCAGCCCTTCGTAGGTGGTGGGGAGTTTCTCGAAGCTGAGTTTGTTTCTGGTTTTTTTCATAATTCGTTTTTCCAGGAATTTTTGTCGTATTCAGCGTGAGTCAACAGACGCAGGATGAATGCCTGGGCACGATTGTAGTGGATGGCGGTGACAAGGCGGTAGTGGTTGCCGAGGTTGAAGACGGTGACGGTTTTCCTGCTTTTGACGGCAACCTGATCGGCATGGGGGAACAGCTTCCGCAGGC harbors:
- a CDS encoding XRE family transcriptional regulator, with protein sequence MKKTRNKLSFEKLPTTYEGLVKLHMPRPIRDKVAYDNTVEVLDMLVLPYCAGELNADQDDYAQLLTDLVEAYDKENAPDEPEASGLDALKYLMEEHDMTGSDLARILGVDRSVASRILKGERNLTTAHIKALSAHFGASPATFLD